Within the Hypericibacter adhaerens genome, the region ACCGTCAAGCTGTTCGAGGAGGCCAGCATCCTCGACCGCCACGATTTCCGCGACGGCCGGGCGCGCTACGAGGAGGTGCCGGAGCATCATCACGATCACCTGATCGATGTGCAGTCCGGACGCGTGATCGAGTTCAACAACGAGGAGATCGAGAAGCTGCAGCATGCGGTGGCCGAGAAGCTCGGCTATCGCCTGATCGGGCATCGTCTCGAGCTCTACGGCGTGCCGCTGGTCGGCGGGAAAGAGCGCAAGGAATGACCGGCGCGC harbors:
- a CDS encoding Fur family transcriptional regulator, giving the protein MTSRIEKLCNERGLKMTDQRRVIARVLSDATDHPDVEQVYRRATAIDPRISISTVYRTVKLFEEASILDRHDFRDGRARYEEVPEHHHDHLIDVQSGRVIEFNNEEIEKLQHAVAEKLGYRLIGHRLELYGVPLVGGKERKE